The Haloplanus sp. GDY1 genomic sequence GCCTACCGCGAGGACGGGTGGACGGCGGAGGCGGTCGCCGAGCAGTTCCCCGACGTCACCGCCGGGATCGACCTCGACCGGTCCGAGACGCTCGTGAGCGAGCGGTACGGCCTCGACGCCGAGGGGATGGGCGGGTAGTCGACGGCCGGGTCGACGGCCGGGTCGACGGCCCCCCGTAGAGTTATCACGTCACGCGTACCCGTGACGCCATGGCGAACGCCACGTTCGACTACGACGGCGAGACCGTGATCGTGACCGGCGGGAGTTCGGGCATCGGCCGTGCCATCGCACTCGCGTTCGGGGACGCGGGCGCGACGGTCGTCAACGCGGACCTGCAACCCGACCACCACGGCGACGGGGACGTGACCCCGACCCACGAGGCCATCGAGGCCGAGGGCGGCCGCGCCCTGTTCGTCGAGACCGACGTCGCCGACCGGTCGGCCATCGAGTCGGTCGTCGACGCGGCCCGCGAGTTCGGCGGCGTCGACGTGATGGTCAACAACGCCGGGACGCACGTCCCCGGGTCGGTGCTGGACGTCGGTCAGGACGAGTACGACCTGATGGAGTCGGTCAACGTCGGCGGCGTGTTGTTCGGCTGCCAGGCGGCCGCGGCCGACATGCTCGACCGGGGCGAGGAGGGGTCGATCGTCAACACCGCCTCCATCCGCACCGACACGGCCCTGGGGGACCAGATCCTCTACAACCTGACGAAGGGTGCGGTGAAGATGATCACCCGGACCGCCGCGCTCGAACTGGCCGACCGAGGAATCCGCGTCAACGGCATCTCCCCCGGACGGACGGTGACGGCGCTCGCCGAGGGGACGGAGAAGGCCGAGGAGTGGTCCGAGAGCGACGACCTCGTGAAACCGATCCCGATGGGTCGTCCGGCGGCGCCCGACGAGATAGCGCCGGGGGCGCTGTTTCTGGCCAGCGACGCCGCCGGCTACGTCACCGGCGAACTCCTGACCATCGACGGCGCCTGGTCGATCTACTGAGACCGGCGGCGGCCCTCAGGGGATGATGAGCGTCTTCAGGGAGTCCTGACTGTCCGCGCACTCGGTCTCCGTCTCGAACACCTCGGGGAGTTCGTCGAGCGAGTAGCGAGCCGAGTTGTCGAGGATGGTCTGAACGTCGAAGACGTCCCGAGCGACCGCACGGTAGGCCTCGCGGGCGTACTCCACGGCCTGCAGTTCGGTGTAGTGCATCGCGTTGAGGTTCTGAACCTCCAGTCCGTCCTCGTGGAAGCGGTGGAAGCAGAACTCGTCGATGGGCTCGTAGTTGTCGCCGTACAGCGCCAGGACGCCGTTGTGTGCGACCATGCCGAGCGCCTGTTTGATGCCCACGCCCGTCCCGCCGACGGCCTCGACGGCCACGTCGACGCCCTCGTCGTCGGTCAGTTCGTCGACCCGTTCGACCGGGTCCTCCTCGCTCGCGTCGATGGTCACGTCCGCCCCCATCCCCTCGGCGATGTCCAGTTTCTCGTCGACCACGTCGACGGCGATGACCTGGGACGCCCCCGACTCGATGGCCCCCTGGAGCATGACGTTCCCGGCGAAGCCGACGCCGTTGACCGCGACGGTGTCGCCGAGTTTGACGTCCATGCGGCGGGCGGCCCAGGCCGCACACGCCAGCGCCTCGTACAGGCACCCGACCTCGAAGTCGACGCCGTCGGGAATCGGCTGGACGTTCGAGACGTCGGTCACCCAGTAGTCGGTGTAGGTCGGGTAGTAGAGGCTGCCGACCCGGTCGCCGACGGACACCTCCCCGCCGCCGAGGTACGTGTCCACCGCCGACCCGACGGCCTCGATGGTCCCGCCGCCCTCGTGTCCCAGCGGCCCCATCGGGTAGGAGTGCCGCCGCCCCTCGCCGTCGTGGTACTCCCCGCCCTCGGTCGGCCGGCCCCGCGCCTCGTCCTCCTCCCGGACGGTGATCCCGCGGTAGAAGTACCGCTCGGATCCGCACACCGACGCCTGCTGTGTGTTGACGAGGACGTCGTTGGGACCGAGTTCGGGCAGTTCGACCGTGTCCATTGTGATCTCTCCCACGTCGAGATACGCGACTCTCGTCTCCATACCGGTGGCACAGGGGGTGGGGTGAAAAAGGCTTGCTCCCGGGGCGGCGCGACGTGACCGTCGGTGGGTACGTCCCGCCGGCGGCCACCCCCGGTCGCATCGGGCCTCGACCACGGACGACGACGCTCCCCGACCGCCCGCTCGGCGAGATCGACGAAAATATCATAAATACAGATATCATCGTATATTGAGGATTTACTCGGCGGTGGTCGTGCCGTTCCCACGCGGTAGTCCCGCGACGACGAGATCCAGATCCGGTCGAACTCGACTCGTCGGCGGATTTTCCCACGCCACTTCGGTACACGACGCGACGACCGAGACGGCTCTTCGCGTCCGCGCCACGTATCGTCAGAGAGCCGGAACCGGCCCCGCTGTCGCCAGTACCGTTCGAAACCGCCGCCTCGATGGCGGGAGACCGCTACCGGACGCCCGAACGGGCCGAATATGTCGAAGTTCGCAGATGATCGAAATAAATACGATATCGGACGTGTTCGACCCCGTCACGGAACCACGGACGGGCGACACGCCGGCGTCCGGACCGAGCGTGTGGTTCGAACGGCGCGGGATCGTAGGACCCGATCAGTCGTCGGCGGCCGCGTCGGCGGTGCCCGTCCCGACGGATCCGTCGACGGCGTCGTCGCGGGGGAAGTTGTCGATGGTATCGGCGCGGAACGCCGCCTCGTCGAACTCGTACGCCCCGTCGAGGAAGTCGAGCAGCGTCCGCGTGTCCCGCATGGCGTTCTTGAGGCAGGTCGACGCGCCCGGCGACGGCGTGATGTTGAAGATGACGTCGTCGCCGACGATCTTCGCCTCACCCATGTCGAGGGATCGCTCCGAGGTGTCGACGATCTGTGGCCGGACGCCGCCGTAGCCCTCCGCGCGCTCGATGTCCTCCAGGTCGACACCGGGGACGACCTTCCGGACGTGCGGGAGGAACTCGCGTCGCCCGACCTCGGGGAGGTCGTAGACGAGGTTCCGGAGGACGTAGGGGAGCAACACCCGGTCGGAGAGAACGTTGGCGTAACTGAGCGCCGCCGCGGCGTTCAGTCCGAACACGTCGAGGAAGTCGGTCACCGTGGAGAGACGGCCGCGTTCGAGCGTCGGGACGACCTTCGCGGTCGGCCCGAACCGCGTGATGCTCGGATCGTGGACGTCCGCGTCGCCGTGGACGGCGGCGAAGGGCAGTTTCTTCATCTGCAGCGTGTACACCTTCCCGTTCAGGAGGTCGTCCGCGAGGAAGAAGCTCCCCGCGACGGGGAGGAGGACCTTGTCCTGCCCGTAGCCGAGTTCCTTCGCGATCTGGAGGCTGTGTGAGCCGGCGGCGACGACCGTCGCGGAGCAGTCGAACCGACCGTCGGTCGTCTCGATGGTGTGGCCGTCGACCGTGGGCGTGACCGCCGTGACCTCCGTCCCGGTGTAGACGTCGACGCTCGGCTCCTCGGCCGCCCGGTCGACGAACGACCGCGCCGTCGCGCCGTAGTCGACGACGTACCCGTCCGGCGTCTGGAGGGCGAGCAGGTCGACCCCGGGATCGCGTCCCTCGACCACCGCGGGTTCGATCTCCGCGATCTCCTCGCGGCCGATGGGACGGAGCTTGGGAAAGAGGTCGCCGAACCCCTCCTCGTGGTACCGGCGTTCGAGCTGTGGCACCTCGTCGTCGCCGACGGCGAGCACCATCTTGCTCCGCTTGGCGTGCATCTCCCGGTCGGAATCGTGGCGTTCCAGGTAGCCGGCGAGCAGTTCCGCCCCCTCTTTCACCTCCCGCGCCTTCTCCAGGCTGTAGTTGGTCTCGATGTCCCCGAAGTGAAGCGTCTGGGAGTTGTTCGTGTGGTGGGAGTTGATCGCCGCCACCTCCGACTCCTTCTCGATCAGCGCGATGGAGTCGACGTCGGTGAACTTCGCCGTGGTGTAGAGGAGCGACGCGCCGCTGATGCCGCCGCCGACGATTACCAGATCGTATGTGCCGGACATTGTCGTGGGAGTTGCCTGCGTGGCTGTGCTCCAGACTGATAACTCATTTTTTCTCCGTCTCGATCTAGACAATTAACGAAGCGGCTGTCGACGGCGTGTCCGGGCGGGCGACGCGGAGCGCAGCGCAGGTCGGGGGCGGCCGATTCAGCGGCCGACTCAGCGGCGGACGAAGTCGGCGTCGTTCGACAGCCGGTCGATCCCCGTCCCGGTGCCGGTCGCCGCGCCGCGGGTCTGGATGATGTTGAACGCCGTCACCAGGTCCGAGCGGGAGATGAGCCCGACGAGTTCGCCCGCCTCGTCGACCACGGGGAGACGGCCGACGCCCTCGCGTTGCATCGTCGAGATGGCGTCCATCGCGTCCGCGTCCGGCGAAATCGTCACCAGTTCGGTCGCCATCACGTCCTCGACGCGGTAGGCGTCCCGTTCCACCTCGCGCACCTCGCGGGTGTCGTCGAGGGTGACCATCCCGACGAGACTCCCGCTCCGGAGGACGGGGTAGCCGGTGTGGCGCTCGCGGAACATCCGGTCGGTGAGCGTCGTCAGCGAGGTGTCCGCGGTGACCGTGTCGAGTTCCGCCGCGGGCGTCATGATGTCGCCGACGGTGACGTCCTGGAACGCCGCCTTCATCACCGTCTGCTGGGCCTCGCTGGAGGCGCCGATGTAGATGAAGAAGGCGAGCGCCACCAGAAACAGGTTGGCGAAGACCCCGACGATGGCGAGGACGACGGCGAACAGTTTGCCCACCTCGGCGGCGATCTGGGTCGCCCGGGCGTGGGGACGGGTCCGCGCGAGCAGCGCCCGGAGGACGCGCCCCCCGTCCATCGGGAAGCCGGGGAGCATGTTGAAGACGGCCAGCGCGACGTTCGTCAGGGCGAGGTACGCGAGGACGAACTGCACGGCCGGGAGGCCGCCGGGGATCAGCCTGAAGGCGACGTAGGAGAGGACGCCGAGCGCGACGCTGACTATCGGGCCGGCGACGGCGATGGTGAACTCCTGTTTCCAGTCTTCGGGCATCTCGGTGAACCGGGCGACGCCGCCGAACAGCCAGAGGGTGATCGAGTCGATGTGGTAGCCGTACCGCATGGCGACAAGCGAGTGGCCGAACTCGTGGAGGAGGACACAGAGGAACAGGCCGGTGGCCGCCGCCGCGCCGAGGAGCCACGGCGTCGACCCGCCGGTGAGCGCGGCGGCGGGCATCGCGGCCCCGAAGACGCCGTTGAGGACGCCGACGAGGTTCCCCACGTCGGACCCGATCAGCCAGGCGAACAGGGGAAGCACCAGCAGGAAGGTCAGGTCGAGCTTGATGGGAATGCCGAACGCGCTCCCGATGCGGATGCCGCGCATACGGAGCCTTGCGACGGGACGGACTTAACTCTTGCAAGGGAGGGGAGTCGCGGGCGTCGGCGCGGTTGGCGTTCGCACGCGCGACCGGTGACCGAACCGGCGTCGTCGTTCGGTCCCGAGCCGACCGTCCCGGTGGGACGGGCGGCGGGCGGCCCGTGGAGCGACTCGGCGCAACGACGAGCGTGGGATCGAGCCGGAGGGCCGGGTCCCCGACCCACCCCGCTACTTGAGAAGCGAGTCGGACATCCGTTCCGGGAAGCCGACGACGAGCTGATAGAGGCTCAACCCCTCCTCGTCGTCCCCCTCGCGGAGGTACGACCGCGTTCGCTGGCTGACCATCTCGACCGAGAGAACCAGCAGGACGATGAACAGGATCGTCGCCATCATATTGGTGAACTGGAAGGTCTGCTGCTCGATCGACAGCGTCACGCCCAGGCCGCCGGCACCGATGATCCCGAGGCCGACCGCGGAGCGGACGTTGTTTTCCAGAATGAACATCGCCCAGGCGATGAACGGTCGAACGATCTGGGTGATCATCCCGAACGTGATCACCTGTGGCTTACCGGCGCCGGTACTCCTGATCCCCTCGATGGGTCCGTCGTCGATCTCTTCGAGTTCGTCGGTGAGCAGCCGACCCAACTCCCCGATGGTGTCGGTGCCGATGGCGAGCGTCGCGGTCACCGGGGAGATACCACCCAAGGGGACGTAGATCAGTGCCCAGACGAGCGAGGGGATCGAGCGAATGATGCTCATGACGCCCCGGAAGAGGAAATTGAGCGGGAAGGGAGTGACACGCTCGTTGCCGAGGATGCCGAAAAGCAACGCCAGCGGCGCGCCCATGATGGTCCCGGCGAGGGCGATCGCGAGCGTTATGCCGGCTTCCCCCACCAGCCCGGCTTCGTTCACGAACCGGTAGTACCGGCCGACGTCGACGAACGGGATCACGCCGAAATACAGCTTCGGCGGGAAGTACTGGGTGAGGGCGTCGGCGAACTCCGGCCAGTACTGGAGCCACTCCTCCCGCCAGAACCCGGCCATGACCAGCGAACCGGCGAACAGTATCGCGATACCGACGAGCAGGACACACTGGGAGAGGCGTCGCACCAGTCGTTCGCGACGCAACTCGGTGTGCCGCCGTTCGATGGCCGAGTCCTCCCCGTCCCCGTCGAGAGACCCAGGGAGTATCTCGTCGACCAGCGAGTCCGAATCGGTACTCATGGTTGGGTCTCGATACCCCTGTTCGATCGCCGTGTGGATTCGGTCACGTCGGTGCTCCCCGTCCCTTCGCGGAGTTCGTCGGTCTCGATGTCGCCGTAGACGTCCTCGAGAACCTCGGTCGTCAGCTCCTCGCGCGGGCCGTCGAATATCACCTCGCCGTTCTTCAGGCCGACGAACTGCTCGCCGAACTCGCGGGCGATGTTGACCTGATGGAGGCTCGCCAAGGTCGTGAGGTTGCGCGTTTCGGCCGTTTCGCGGAGATACTCCATCACCGTCTCTGCACTCGACGGATCCAGGCTCGCGACGGGTTCGTCGGCGAGCAGGAGGTCGGGTCGTTGCACCAGCGCGCGAGCGATCCCGACGCGCTGTTGCTGGCCACCGCTCATACTGTTCACCTTCTGGCCGGCCTCGTCGAGCAAACCCACCGTGTCCAGCGCCTCCAGCGCGAGTTCCCTGTCGTCGACGGGCTGGCGGTTGATCAGGCTTCGGAGGAACCCCGTTCGGTTGAGCGTCCCGGTCAGGGCGTTACTGTAGGCACTCAGCTCCTCGACGAGGTTGTGCTGTTGAAACACCATCCCGACGTCGGACCGCGAGTTGGTGATCTCCTCGTCGTCGAGGTAGACGCTCCCCGAAGTCGGCTCGGTCAACCCGTTGAGGATGCGCAAGAGCGTCGACTTGCCGGCCCCGGACTCCCCGAGCACTACGGCGAAGTTCCCGTCGGGGATCTCGAATGAGACCTCCGACAGCGCCGTCGTGTCGCCGTATTCTTTGGTTAGACTATCGACAATGAGGGCCATGGGGACTTACAGTTGGCCCAGATCGACGTCCAGCGCTTCGATCACGTTGATGACCGGCTGGTAATCCTCGATGGTGGCCGCCGAAACCGCCGAAAGCGGGTTCTCGACGTCGCCGTCGGGCTCCCGAAGCGTCCCGCTGTCGATCGAGACGATCGCCTCCTCCACCTGGGAACGCAGGGGGTGCTCCCAGTTGCTGCGCGTGATGATCGGGGAGAAGGGGAGCGACGTCGACGCTTCGACCAGTTCCAGTTCGGGCGACTCCGTCCCGACGTCGTCGTCCCACCGTCCGGATCGCTCGCGGACCCGCTCGGGCCACTGATCCTCGGGGATGTGGTTCAGGAGCACCGCGATGTCACAGCCACAGGCGACGATGTCCTCCCGATTGATGAGCGTCTGCACGGCGTTTCGGTGACTGCCCGTCCAGTTGCCGTCGTAGCCGACCGGGTCACCGTACGGGGCTTCGCCGGTGTCGAGTCCGGCCTTGTGGAGCATGTAATTGGGGTACAGCGACCCACTGGTCGACGGCCGGTCCGCGAACGCGATACTCGTCCCCTCGATGTCGGTGGTCTCCTCGATATCGGAGTCCGGAAGCGTGGCGAGAGCCGAGAAGTACACCGACGCCCCGCCCTCTTTCACGATGCCGACCACGTCGATCTGGTCCGGATTGGCGAGCAGGACGATGTCGCTGCGCGTCATCTCGGCCTGGTTGTTGATCAGGGCCTGCCCGATCGCCGAGGTGTTGTCCGCGAACTGAACGTCCAGTTCCAACCCGTCGACCTCGGACTGGAGGTACTCCGTGAACGGCTCCCACATCTCCTCCGTATCCCCCGGCGTCTCGGCCGGCGTCTCGAGGAACGTGATCGGCTCGTAGTCGTCGCCCGACGACCCGACCGTCGAACCGGAACCGTCCTCGGACCCGCCGTCGGAACCGTCCCCCGATTCGCCACCCGAACCGTCTCCGGAACCGCCGCCGGAGCCGCCCGAACAGCCCGCGATACCGGCGGTCAATGCTATCCCAGTACTCCGAAGCACGCGTCGACGTGTCCGACGTGACATCAGACGGTCGTGACCGGGAGTCCCCATTAGAGGCTTATAATTCCAGTAACCAACGCTCAGTTCGGGGACAAGCCAACATTTCGGCGCAATAGCGATATATATCGTGTGAGCGTCCATTCACAGTCCCACGGTCGCCACCCCCGAGCGGAGGGTGCGCCGGCGGGACGGCACGCGGCGGCGTCCGAGGTGTCGCGCCGGCGGGGAGCGTGACGACGTCGGGGACGACGCGCCTCCCCGGGCGTCTCGGCCGGCTTCGCCCGCACGCGCGACGGTCGCGGTTCGCGCCGATACCAAACCATTAGACGGCCGGCCACCTATCCTTCCGCATGAGCGAGCACTCACCGACGCCGGTCGTCAAGCGGGGCGAGGGAATCGAGTACGAACCGGTCGACGCGGCCGACGGCCTCTCGAAGGGCGTCCTGATCGACGAGGGAGACGGCGCCCCGAACTTCGCGATGCGGCGGTTCACGCTCGCGCCCGGCGCGGCGGTGCCCGAACACACCAACGCGGTCGAACACGAGCAGTACGTCCTCTCGGGGGAGTACGTCGTCGGCATCGACGGCGAGGAACACGTCGTCTCGGCGGGCGACGCGCTCCTGATCCCCGCGGGCGTCCCCCACTGGTACCGCAACGAGGGCGACGAGGCGGGCGCGTTCGTCTGCGTGGTGCCCAACGGCGACGACACCATCGAACTCGTGGAGTGACCGCCCTCGGCGGGTGAGCGCGGCGGACGACGGGAGTCGAACGGCTGAAATACCCCGTCCACCTACCCGGGACCGTGTCACGGCAGGTCGGACGCGTCGAGACGCTCTTTCTCCACGGTCGGGACGGCGACTTCCTGGTCGCCGTCACCCGCGACGGCGACCGGGTGTTCAGGGCGGTCCTCGACCTCAAGGAGACGGACGCCGGCCCCCGTCCGGGTCGCTTCCGGATCAAGCGCGGGTCGAGCGAGGAGCCGCGCGACCCGAGCCAGTTCGTCGAACTCGCCCGTCGCGCCGAGCGCATCCGCATCTCCCAGCAGACGTCGCCCGCGGACCGCGAGCGACTGGAGGCGATGCTCGACGGCTACCAGCTCGACGCCCTGACGGTCCGCACCTGTCGCTACTGCGCCTCCGAGGGCCGCTACTCGCCGATCACGGAGGACACGGCCATCAAGGCCGACCGGGACTACATCTGCCCCGACTGCGCGAAGCGGGAACTCGACGGCGAACTCGCCTACGCCGGCGGGCTGACCGGCGCCGCACAGGACCGCCTCGAGGAACTCCTGCTGGAGGTCCAGGACCTCGACCGCATCACGAACCTCCTGCAGGGGGAACTGGATCCCGACCTGACGAAGTTCGACGAGATCGGGGCGACCGTCGAGGACGTCGACCCCGTGCCGACGGCCGACCTGGACCTCCACCCGGAGCTGAAGGCCCAGGTCACGGACCGGTTCGACTCCCTCCTGCCGGTCCAGAGCCTCTCGGTTCGGAACGGCCTGCTCGACGGCGACGACCAACTGGTCGTCAGCGCGACGGCCACGGGCAAGACGCTCGTGGGCGAACTCGCCGGCATCGACCGCGCGCTGAAGGGGAAGGGCAAGCTCCTCTTTCTGGTCCCCCTCGTCGCCCTCGCCAACCAGAAGGAGGAGAACTTCGAGGAGCGGTACGGCGACCTGGTGGACGTGACCATCCGCGTCGGCGGGAGTCGCGTCACCGGCGACGGCGCGCGGTTCGACCCCTCGGCGGACGTGGTCGTCGGCACCTACGAGGGCATCGATCACGCCCTGCGGACGGGGAAGGACCTCGGCGACGTCGGCACCGTCGTCATCGACGAGGTGCACACGCTGAAGGAGGGCGAACGCGGCCACCGCCTCGACGGGATGATCTCCCGGCTCAAACACTACTGCGAGACCCGGGCGTCGAACGGCGGCGACTACGCGGGCGCCCAGTGGATCTACCTCTCTGCGACCGTCGGCAACCCCGAGTGGCTGGCGACGAACCTCCGTGCCCGCCTCATCGAGTTCGAGGAACGCCCCGTCCCCATCGAGCGCCACCTGACCTTCGCCGACACCCAGGAGAAGACCCGCATCGAGAACCGCCTGGTCAGGCGGGCCTTCGACAGCAAGTCCTCGAAGGGCTACCGCGGCCAGACCATCATCTTCACCAACTCGCGGCGGCGCTGTCACGAGATCTCCCGGAAGCTGGAGTACGACTCCGCGCCCTACCACGCCGGCCTCGATTACGGCCGACGCAAGCGCGTCGAGCGGCAGTTCGGGAACCAGGACCTCGCGGCCGTGGTGACGACGGCCGCCCTCGCGGCGGGCGTCGACTTCCCCGCCTCGCAGGTGGTCTTCGACACGCTCGCCATGG encodes the following:
- a CDS encoding zinc-dependent alcohol dehydrogenase; its protein translation is METRVAYLDVGEITMDTVELPELGPNDVLVNTQQASVCGSERYFYRGITVREEDEARGRPTEGGEYHDGEGRRHSYPMGPLGHEGGGTIEAVGSAVDTYLGGGEVSVGDRVGSLYYPTYTDYWVTDVSNVQPIPDGVDFEVGCLYEALACAAWAARRMDVKLGDTVAVNGVGFAGNVMLQGAIESGASQVIAVDVVDEKLDIAEGMGADVTIDASEEDPVERVDELTDDEGVDVAVEAVGGTGVGIKQALGMVAHNGVLALYGDNYEPIDEFCFHRFHEDGLEVQNLNAMHYTELQAVEYAREAYRAVARDVFDVQTILDNSARYSLDELPEVFETETECADSQDSLKTLIIP
- the phnE gene encoding phosphonate ABC transporter, permease protein PhnE, which encodes MSTDSDSLVDEILPGSLDGDGEDSAIERRHTELRRERLVRRLSQCVLLVGIAILFAGSLVMAGFWREEWLQYWPEFADALTQYFPPKLYFGVIPFVDVGRYYRFVNEAGLVGEAGITLAIALAGTIMGAPLALLFGILGNERVTPFPLNFLFRGVMSIIRSIPSLVWALIYVPLGGISPVTATLAIGTDTIGELGRLLTDELEEIDDGPIEGIRSTGAGKPQVITFGMITQIVRPFIAWAMFILENNVRSAVGLGIIGAGGLGVTLSIEQQTFQFTNMMATILFIVLLVLSVEMVSQRTRSYLREGDDEEGLSLYQLVVGFPERMSDSLLK
- a CDS encoding FAD-dependent oxidoreductase produces the protein MSGTYDLVIVGGGISGASLLYTTAKFTDVDSIALIEKESEVAAINSHHTNNSQTLHFGDIETNYSLEKAREVKEGAELLAGYLERHDSDREMHAKRSKMVLAVGDDEVPQLERRYHEEGFGDLFPKLRPIGREEIAEIEPAVVEGRDPGVDLLALQTPDGYVVDYGATARSFVDRAAEEPSVDVYTGTEVTAVTPTVDGHTIETTDGRFDCSATVVAAGSHSLQIAKELGYGQDKVLLPVAGSFFLADDLLNGKVYTLQMKKLPFAAVHGDADVHDPSITRFGPTAKVVPTLERGRLSTVTDFLDVFGLNAAAALSYANVLSDRVLLPYVLRNLVYDLPEVGRREFLPHVRKVVPGVDLEDIERAEGYGGVRPQIVDTSERSLDMGEAKIVGDDVIFNITPSPGASTCLKNAMRDTRTLLDFLDGAYEFDEAAFRADTIDNFPRDDAVDGSVGTGTADAAADD
- a CDS encoding phosphate/phosphite/phosphonate ABC transporter substrate-binding protein; its protein translation is MTAGIAGCSGGSGGGSGDGSGGESGDGSDGGSEDGSGSTVGSSGDDYEPITFLETPAETPGDTEEMWEPFTEYLQSEVDGLELDVQFADNTSAIGQALINNQAEMTRSDIVLLANPDQIDVVGIVKEGGASVYFSALATLPDSDIEETTDIEGTSIAFADRPSTSGSLYPNYMLHKAGLDTGEAPYGDPVGYDGNWTGSHRNAVQTLINREDIVACGCDIAVLLNHIPEDQWPERVRERSGRWDDDVGTESPELELVEASTSLPFSPIITRSNWEHPLRSQVEEAIVSIDSGTLREPDGDVENPLSAVSAATIEDYQPVINVIEALDVDLGQL
- the phnC gene encoding phosphonate ABC transporter ATP-binding protein, coding for MALIVDSLTKEYGDTTALSEVSFEIPDGNFAVVLGESGAGKSTLLRILNGLTEPTSGSVYLDDEEITNSRSDVGMVFQQHNLVEELSAYSNALTGTLNRTGFLRSLINRQPVDDRELALEALDTVGLLDEAGQKVNSMSGGQQQRVGIARALVQRPDLLLADEPVASLDPSSAETVMEYLRETAETRNLTTLASLHQVNIAREFGEQFVGLKNGEVIFDGPREELTTEVLEDVYGDIETDELREGTGSTDVTESTRRSNRGIETQP
- a CDS encoding DEAD/DEAH box helicase; the protein is MSRQVGRVETLFLHGRDGDFLVAVTRDGDRVFRAVLDLKETDAGPRPGRFRIKRGSSEEPRDPSQFVELARRAERIRISQQTSPADRERLEAMLDGYQLDALTVRTCRYCASEGRYSPITEDTAIKADRDYICPDCAKRELDGELAYAGGLTGAAQDRLEELLLEVQDLDRITNLLQGELDPDLTKFDEIGATVEDVDPVPTADLDLHPELKAQVTDRFDSLLPVQSLSVRNGLLDGDDQLVVSATATGKTLVGELAGIDRALKGKGKLLFLVPLVALANQKEENFEERYGDLVDVTIRVGGSRVTGDGARFDPSADVVVGTYEGIDHALRTGKDLGDVGTVVIDEVHTLKEGERGHRLDGMISRLKHYCETRASNGGDYAGAQWIYLSATVGNPEWLATNLRARLIEFEERPVPIERHLTFADTQEKTRIENRLVRRAFDSKSSKGYRGQTIIFTNSRRRCHEISRKLEYDSAPYHAGLDYGRRKRVERQFGNQDLAAVVTTAALAAGVDFPASQVVFDTLAMGIEWLSVQEFEQMLGRAGRPDYHDQGVVYLLVEPDCTYHNSMEMTEDEVAFKLLKGEMEDVRTVYDLSAAAEETLANITVAGKGAKRLNDRMLGDVPTTEAVGKLLEWDFIDGLEPTPLGRAVTRHFLAPDDAFAILDCIRKGMDPHELVAELELRDEEG
- a CDS encoding SDR family NAD(P)-dependent oxidoreductase gives rise to the protein MANATFDYDGETVIVTGGSSGIGRAIALAFGDAGATVVNADLQPDHHGDGDVTPTHEAIEAEGGRALFVETDVADRSAIESVVDAAREFGGVDVMVNNAGTHVPGSVLDVGQDEYDLMESVNVGGVLFGCQAAAADMLDRGEEGSIVNTASIRTDTALGDQILYNLTKGAVKMITRTAALELADRGIRVNGISPGRTVTALAEGTEKAEEWSESDDLVKPIPMGRPAAPDEIAPGALFLASDAAGYVTGELLTIDGAWSIY
- a CDS encoding CBS domain-containing protein; protein product: MRGIRIGSAFGIPIKLDLTFLLVLPLFAWLIGSDVGNLVGVLNGVFGAAMPAAALTGGSTPWLLGAAAATGLFLCVLLHEFGHSLVAMRYGYHIDSITLWLFGGVARFTEMPEDWKQEFTIAVAGPIVSVALGVLSYVAFRLIPGGLPAVQFVLAYLALTNVALAVFNMLPGFPMDGGRVLRALLARTRPHARATQIAAEVGKLFAVVLAIVGVFANLFLVALAFFIYIGASSEAQQTVMKAAFQDVTVGDIMTPAAELDTVTADTSLTTLTDRMFRERHTGYPVLRSGSLVGMVTLDDTREVREVERDAYRVEDVMATELVTISPDADAMDAISTMQREGVGRLPVVDEAGELVGLISRSDLVTAFNIIQTRGAATGTGTGIDRLSNDADFVRR
- a CDS encoding cupin domain-containing protein — translated: MSEHSPTPVVKRGEGIEYEPVDAADGLSKGVLIDEGDGAPNFAMRRFTLAPGAAVPEHTNAVEHEQYVLSGEYVVGIDGEEHVVSAGDALLIPAGVPHWYRNEGDEAGAFVCVVPNGDDTIELVE